In Solanum lycopersicum chromosome 3, SLM_r2.1, the genomic stretch TGATACATACTAATCTACTATATGTCATCTATATGTCGTGTATATAATCAGCTATCCACAAAACTATAATATACccttaaaataacaattcaccTAATTAAAACATGAAAGTTCTAAGTAAATTCTCTATCTTTTTAACaccttgtttggatggttgttacCTCTTGAATTGTAGTGTTAGTTTAAACACAATAAATGTTTTGACTATTACTTAGTAAATTATACTGTATAGTATCGTTTAAAGTCAGTAACAATGAAAAGATTCATTTGATGTAATCACGTTGTTaccttgatatttttttctcattttatctttatttattaattaataattatatctcattttttatcctatatttttataatagcTCTACTCATGTCCTACTTTTCTAATAGATTTGttattcaaattataaatttgtgaTATTATATAATGATACAATATATACATTGTACAACGCAATATGATACATTGTACAACTTTAACTTGCCGTCTTTTATAATAGCCTCAATTGTACATTGTACTACATGCTTCGAATACACACAATAATACACCCAATTTTCTCACTTtttgtatgaaaataaaaaacaaacagAGAATTAAAGATATTGAATCATGTCGTGCAACGACCTACCACATGTCTATTAGTTCCTAGCCAGGAAACCATATGCTTGGTCGGAGGTAGAATTTTAACTATGTGTGcttttaattgaatttatttgcttaaaatgaaaatgtatttgtattaattaaaaatttataaaatatagcaCTCAGActttagttattaatatttgAAGTCCTTCTTATTCTAAAATTTAGCACTCAGACTTTAGTTGTTAACATTTGAAGTcgttcttattttaaaatttgaaattcattaaattaaaattttaaacttcatCTCTCCTCATATAGGTCATTTCATCATCCAATTTGACGGATCATAAAGTATTATCTAACAACTAAAATGTacaacacaaaaaatataagttGCATTATTGACAACAGATACATGCATTGACTACCTATATAGATATTATAAGTAGATATTCTTGACAAGAAGATTGTTATATTTCATTCCAAATTTCGGCACCCATGCATTCTCACTGTCATTTTTACTTGTAATTAAGGGGTCTAGCTAGTCAGACAAAAAAGGATaaagttctatttttatttcaaagatGTTTCTTCAACAAAAAATGATTGGGTTTAGAGCAActattgttgacacccaattttgacccacaTTGgtgtaaattaattatcgagcttcgagaatttttaaaattatttaagttaattagttttataaatcttgcaaaaatttaaaaaaaaaaaaaaaaaaagagagaagaagattttaaaaatatatatacatgtatacatgtatatgtatatgtatgtatatatatgtatataaattaaaaaatatacataatgtatgaattttatgttacttCGAATACGCTTTGACATAATTTtcgataatatatatatatatatatatatatatatatatattttacataattatgtatataagtagTATATCTTACGATTATTCCACAATCATCAAGGTATACATTTGAATGTTTTATTAAACTAGCCttagtttaaattataattatacgtttgaatcacttttatgatttttataattattatatataaagaagctcgttaattaattgatacgaactcatttttattttgggGTTGGGCCAACTTGGATATTCATTAAACCAACCCATCCTTAActtaatttgttttagtttggGCCATTCACACAATCCTCAGCAGCCCCAGGCCCACTCCCTTCTACTCTATTTTCATATTAAAGGCCCAATTCCTTTACAACCCACCCACAATTTACCCCAGGCCCAATTCTTAATCCCCCAGGCCCAATTCTTAATCCCTCAACCCAACCCAATTCCAGCCGACCTTGACCCGTCCGCTCCGACCCGACCCAGACCCTTTTCCCCTTTCTTCCTCTTCACCCAACACCCAGAACAATTCCCAGAAACAGACGCAAAcccagaaaaaaaaaacaaacaaagaaaacaGAAAATCTCCCCCAGACGCCCCACGCTCTCTCCCTCTTCCCTCGCGTCTCTATCCCTCTCTCCCTCACGCGTGTATCCCAACGGAAACCCACAAAATCCCCAGAACAAACGAAAGAACCAGACGCGACAACCCAGCAGCCGCGTCTCCTTCACGCATCTCTCTCCTCTCCTCTCTCCTCGCCAGTACGCCTCGCAGCAGACCTGCTTTCGGCGGTGGCAGACCTGTATTCGGCTATGGCAGACGCGCTAGCCATCCCTTCCCCTTTTTCCGTTTCCGCAAAGGACGAACTTTTTCAGAAGAGATGGTGCACCATTAATGAAGgagatttcaaattttgaaatcaaatgTCACGTTCCCGCCCTCCCTCTTCCGAAAACCCCTAATATCCCCCTGTATAAACCCTTTTCGTCCTCAAGAAAAGGGGTTAGGTTGTTGAGGGTTGGAATTTTCGGAGTTCAAAATTATTAGAAAACTTGGAGAGTTTATCACTAAGTACAAATTTGTTAGCGAAGTATTCTGGTCTTCTTCTGTTGGCTGCTGGAAAACAGTAGGATTAGATCTTGAGGTCGGGAGTTTTCTTTGGGAATTTTGTCGAAGATAAGGATATAGGTATCAGATATAGACGATTTTTATATTCAAGAACATCCGACTAGCAGTCCGGTTCTTTATCGCTGGTATTCATCGCGTCTTCGAGGGTGGATAGTCGGCGGCGCTTGTCTCGTCGTGGAAAGCCCCTGCTCTGCTTGTCACCAGTGCCGCTGCACTCCAAAAGGTAAATTCCTTTTCgaaattttcttctcttttggtTTCAAATGTGACGATTTGAGGGTGAAAACTCTGTTATGTGTGGCCGGTGGGATTGACACCACTGAATCGACGTTACTTGTTGTGTTGTTGGAGATTTTGGTACTATCGAATCGATATTTGTGCATATGTTGGAGCTGTTTGTTCTTTTGCTTACATATAGAACTCCATTTTTTGTTTATCTAAGTTGATCGGATGTATTATTCTGTTTCTGTAACACATAAGAAGTCTTGTGTCGTATCCTCTCATTCTTCTTCTCGTGTGTTTCGACGCTGCTAAATTCTGTCTGGAGACCGATCATGTGCATTCATTTGCTTTGAGTGTCGTTGTGTTTAGTTGGAATATGCAAATCTGAATGGGATTCTCGCATCGTTGTTGGGTAGTCTTCATGTACTCGTCTTGAGTGTGTTGTGTTGGAGTTTAGCGTTGATTTATCCCACTCATATATAAGGGTTGTGGAATCGATTTTTGGTTTCGAAATTACTGTTTATTAATGCGAAGTCCGAGTATATGGCTGCCTTACTCCATGTTACTTTTCTCTTGGCTATACTTCTTCTCAAACAAAGTATAGCATATGTTTTGCCGTCTCCATTCTGGCTTCCCATGAATTGTTGGCTGTTATATAGGTATCTGTATGCCTCTatgtcaaagtttttttttgtttgtttttttacgTCAGTTTGAAGGTTCGGTGTGGTTAGTAGCCTGGGGTGTTTGAAATGTTGAGGTCCATAACTTTAagcattcaaattatttttgtgttattacTTGAATTGTTGAATAAACATATTTATCCAGCATGGCGAGTTGCAGCATTGTGGATACATGCACTATAGCATTTTGGATTCTTGTATGGTAGCTTTTGTTTGTTATCACCCATGTCACTAGTTGTTAATTCATTGATGGCTTTGGTATCTTTGAAATTAAACGAATCTATGTTTGCTCACCGCGGGCTTTGCCAAAAAAATCGCTTGTTgataaaatttgttaagttgttgTTGCTTAAGCTAGCTTGTTAAGTTTGGTTATCCTTAGTTGGGTCTCCGTTTGGCTTTCTTCGAAGTTGTATGTTTCTTCtgatttattatgttttcatttgaAATGCACTTGATTTATTTTGCTGTTTGGTATGCTAATTCATTTCTACTTTGTTGCATGGAAAATTTCCTCTCGAGTCCATTTTGGGACTCCACTTCATCCTTGCATTTTGAAAAAGCCGTAAAGGCTCCCAAAACCCTTTCCATCGAGTCAATCTATCCAAACAGAAGTGCAGATTCGAAAATCCTTGAGGATTGAAGGAGTTTGAGGAAGGCGAAATTAGAAGACTTTTTCCtttatgtttattttctttatattttcatttgtaatgggcataagccttTGTCATTTTTACTTTCCTTGTATTTATTCTTGTATGTTTAGACTAGGACAGgtacgaaagaaagaaatgggTAAAAGCCCAAAAAGCAGGTGGGTTCGAGTTTCGGCCAAGGCGAACAGCATCCGAAACTTGGACCcgaatctctctctctctctctccctctttattatttgtttatgttgtttttgttttgaatgtCGTATGGTCTAGGATTAGAAACTCCAAACCCCGCCGAACGccttttattttatcaagaTTAAAACTAAAAACTGAAATATCAAAGATGGATGTTTAAGCTTGAAAATTGCTTAGAGTAAAAAGTTTAAAAGGTTTAACCTTAACggaattttaaaatgataagtGTGGAAAAACTTGTAACTTGTTTGGATGAAATTCTAGAGAAATTTGACTTTGGAATAGATTCGTAAACATACaagataaacaataaatatttcaaaatttgctaagtttggctAAGTAAATTTTAATGAAGGTTCAACTgcaaaagttaataaaatagtcaaataagttaatcacCGGAAAACCGTATTAagcggagtgtcttaggtgccttacaccttcctaagacactaatatAAATCCCGAACCcgctaaaatattttcaaaacgaTTTTTcctgtttaagttgttttgaaaatgagttttcttgatttttcttaaaaattaagtggcgactcctaaaagtcaaaaatacttttaaaataaaacaaactcttttttcGAAAATCACTTTTTCgttaaaacagaaatggcgactccgctggggactaTTTGGAGGATTGTAACCTTAAGACTAACTTGTTTGACTAATTGTGATAATTGTTCACTTGCTTAAATACTTTAGTTTTCGAATAATTGCATTTCATGGCATAACTTCCGCCAAACGGCAAATAGACTGCATTAGGAAACGGAAGTTACGCGGCTTACTGCGACTTCTCTCAGAAATACCTCAAGAAATCATTTGGGAGTATCGAATAAATAGTTGGAATGCGGTCATCCGACGTTATTCGATAGCTCCACCCCGATGtttgtccgactcgggtaaccgtctatttgaaaacaattctAGAAAAGCCTAAGTTAGAGCGAAACTAAAACCAAAATTAGGCATTAGCCTAGGATGACTTAATACCCAAGGCGTATTAAGTCCATTTTAGTAGAAAACCACCAAAATCGCGTCTAAGGTCTTCGACCTCACGACGCATCATGTTATTTGACATTCGAAAATGTATGTGTGAAAACCAACTTGGGGGTAGGGGAAAGTTTAATGGGTTTCTGTTTTGCAGGTATGGACCGCTTCCCCAAATTCAACATGGTCATCTCAGCGCCACCCCAACTAACAATGTGGCACAACGACTTAGACGGAGATCATAGGCAGACTCTCAACAAGTATGTAGGGGCCTTGATCGAGCTAATCAACATGAATGGTTGGCCAGAGTTGATAGAGGTACTCACGGGGTATTGGGACAGCCAAAGAATGGTCTTCCGTTTTGGAACGGCCGAAATCACCCCTACATTAGAAGAGATAAGGGATTGCATAGACACCGTGGGAACGGGCCTAGAAAGAAGAGCCCGAAAACAAGAGGACGTGTTTATCCCCAACAAACCTTCCGTTGAGGACATCTCTGATTGGTTAGGACTAAGAAAAGATTTCACTTATTGGTGTCAAGATTCCCACATAATGTTCAGAGATCTGTACGTTAGATTTGGACACGCGAGTTTCTATGCCGCGTATAATCGAGAATTTAGAATTTCCTACAGGGAGTGGAACGAGCTCCGCCCATTGGCGTTTGCCATAGCCTTGTTGGGAACAATGGTCTTCCCGCACGGCCCGAGCCTGAGTATCAACACCAGAGTCATAACACTCGTCCAGACGCTATTCAAAGGGTACGAGAATCAAGGAACGATGAAGTACTACTCCGTAGCCCCGGTCATATTGTCAGACATATATCGCGCTTTGGGTAAGTGCAAAGAGGGACATCGGTACTTCGAGGCTGTAATCTGCTCCTCCAATGGTGGATTCTCAGCCACTTGGCGAAGCGTGCCGGAACTCGAGAACTGCACACTCTCGACAACAAGAACACCCTCAAGGACTTGAACGACTTGTTATTCTGGGCAAACATGAACAATCGGAAGACGAGAGGGAGATGGGCCCAAATTTTCTCCGAGTTGAGAGAAGAGGACCTCCAATGGATGCTCGACCGCTTCATATCCAAAGAAGTTGTCGTAGAAAGTCGAAGATGTGTCGTGCTTCCTTTACCCGGTATCCGAGGGATCCGCCCTTACGCGCCGTTTCGAGTCTTGCGACAGTTCGGAAGAAAGCAGACTGTGCCTAGAGAAGCGTATTATGGTGCTTATGTATATGACATCGGGGACGACAGGGTGGACGACGCTACAGAGATGCTCAGAGAATGGAAGAATGCCAAGCGCATGGGCAAAGACAGTATCGCCACTGACCGATTCAACGCTGGATGTGACGAAGGCTACAAAGCATGGTTGAAGAGGGATATACAAAACATCTCCTTTCAAATTCCGCGTAGCTTTCGTAGTGTGACAGACAAAGAGGCCAAAGCAGAGGCCGAATTACGAGAATTAAAAGAAGAAGCTAATGAGGTCTACGCCAAATTCGTAGAGAATCAAGACGCACTCGAGAGGGCAACTCGAGAGATCGAGAGACTGAAGCAAGGGTATGAAGAGTTCGACAATTGGATCCAGCAGAAAATTGAGAGGATGCGATACGAGAGCCTGGAAGACAAAGGGCGTCTGGGCGAAGGCTTTCTGTTGATGCTGAGGTACATGTTCCAACAGCACAAAAACCAGAAAAACGACGACGGAGCGGGATCGTCCGGAGCAGCATAGTGGATATCGCCCCTACGCGGGTTTTTCCTTGTTGTATTCGCATTGCTTTAGCCCCTGCGTGGGCCCAATGTTATCGCACTTTCTAAATAGCCCCTGCGTGggtttgttttttccttttaaaacgTTTCACTCATTGTTAAGTATTATTTTTGGGGGGAATCACTTGACTGGTTTAAATTCACACGTACATCATTCGAATGcgttaggcctacccttggcacaaaggGTCCCCATGCATGATTAGGACGCGTTACCTATGTGCACTTAAATGCTTATGTGTTACGTTGCTTTGAATGAAGATATTGTAAACCCACTCCAAGCCCAAAACTCTAAAGAGTATACAGAAGCCACTATTaaaatgtccgaccaaaattcCCGAGTCTCTAGTTTCTCACGCAAAATCCATCTCCCACCACAAATCCTAAATACCGCTCTATCATCCCAGGGAAGTTGAATCACCGCTATGGACAAAGGCAAGAACGTCCAGACGGAGCTCACTGAGGAGGAACTACGAAGAAAGATCGAACGAATCACTCGAGAGATTCAGAGGGTTAAAGAAGAAGGACTCAAAGTAGACGTGACCACGGCGATCTACAAAGCTGCGGTCACAACCTTGGATAAATAATTGTtctgatattattaatattttctctctcattatttacacctttttttctctctcatataTTACACATTTtcctatatttatgtaattggaaaaatattaatgtcattttaatttttctctctcttttcttaagcttattaatttctctctcttattttcttCCTAATCAAATCCCcagatttttctctcttttcgtattcttcttttcaatttctctatctaacattcttccaaatcaattcCACTCTTTTCGTAttcttcttttcaatttctctatctaacattcttccaaatcaattcCACAGATTTTctattcaatatattaatattttctattattctcatttaatttcgttgcaaaatttgatatgaagattaacattgatttgggtattttattttttttagattccttatttatttacttactgattttagtattttttaattttgttgttgttcttaaaacattttttaggaTTTGAGA encodes the following:
- the LOC138337037 gene encoding uncharacterized protein; protein product: MDRFPKFNMVISAPPQLTMWHNDLDGDHRQTLNKYVGALIELINMNGWPELIEVLTGYWDSQRMVFRFGTAEITPTLEEIRDCIDTVGTGLERRARKQEDVFIPNKPSVEDISDWLGLRKDFTYWCQDSHIMFRDLYVRFGHASFYAAYNREFRISYREWNELRPLAFAIALLGTMVFPHGPSLSINTRVITLVQTLFKGYENQGTMKYYSVAPVILSDIYRALGKCKEGHRYFEAVICSSNGGFSATWRSVPELENCTLSTTRTPSRT